In Capsicum annuum cultivar UCD-10X-F1 chromosome 11, UCD10Xv1.1, whole genome shotgun sequence, one genomic interval encodes:
- the LOC107848380 gene encoding two-component response regulator ARR5, which produces MARNGVFSRRRKAEMVEELGELREITHEVHVLAVDDSLVDRIVIERLLKITSCKVTTVDSGMRALKYLGLDGEESSVSIDGLKVDLIITDYCMPGMTGYDLLKKIKGSSFREIPVVIMSSENVLARIDRCLEEGAEDFLLKPVQLADVKRLKSYMFNEDRFRGEEKGMNKRKLPESSSDDSSTPTLSPSPSLSPSPSPSPSLDLSSTPSPPSTSSPSSPKVFLSSLCTDSSVHSTDSSMPSSPTSPGSPSRRLKMSSQDL; this is translated from the exons ATGGCAAGAAATGGTGTATTTTCACGGCGGCGTAAGGCGGAGATGGTGGAGGAGTTGGGTGAGTTAAGGGAGATTACTCATGAGGTTCATGTTCTTGCTGTTGATGATAGTCTTGTGGATAGAATTGTTATTGAACGTCTCCTCAAAATTACTTCTTGTAAAG TGACTACTGTGGATAGTGGGATGAGAGCATTGAAGTATCTTGGATTGGACGGAGAAGAGAGTTCTGTTAGCATTGAT GGTTTGAAGGTGGATCTGATAATTACAGATTATTGTATGCCTGGAATGACTGGTTATGATTTGCTCAAAAAGATTAAG GGCTCATCTTTTAGGGAAATTCCAGTTGTAATCATGTCTTCTGAAAATGTTTTGGCTAGAATTGACAg ATGTCTGGAAGAAGGCGCTGAAGATTTCCTACTGAAGCCGGTGCAATTGGCGGATGTAAAACGTTTGAAGAGTTACATGTTCAACGAGGATCGATTTAGAGGGGAAGAAAAAGGAATGAACAAGAGAAAGTTGCCAGAATCTTCGTCTGATGATTCATCAACCCCAACTCTCTCACCTTCACCATCTTTGTCGCCTTCACCATCGCCCTCACCATCACTTGACCTCTCATCAACACCTTCACCACCATCCACTTCCTCCCCGTCATCCCCCAAAGTATTTTTATCCTCCCTTTGTACTGATTCATCTGTACATTCCACCGATTCTTCCATGCCCTCTTCGCCAACATCACCCGGTTCACCATCAAGACGACTCAAAATGAGCAGCCAAGATTTGTGA